A genomic stretch from Deferribacterota bacterium includes:
- the rpsU gene encoding 30S ribosomal protein S21, with protein sequence MLAVNAIVKVRNNNVDGALKLLKKKIEREGLIKE encoded by the coding sequence ATGTTGGCAGTTAACGCTATAGTAAAAGTAAGAAATAATAATGTTGATGGGGCATTAAAACTTTTAAAGAAAAAGATTGAAAGAGAAGGACTTATTAAAGAG